The following DNA comes from Ascaphus truei isolate aAscTru1 chromosome 1, aAscTru1.hap1, whole genome shotgun sequence.
ATTCAGATGGGGTGTTTTTAGGTTTGACTTAAACGTACGAGAGAAGGTGGTTGGTGCACACCGAGTGTGACAGAGCTCCATAAGTAAGAGCCAGTGagggggaaaaggtttagggaagAAGGGGTGGCATGAGACGGCAAAAGCGCAACTGAAAACgtagttacagtacttacaggaTCTCAAATTTGTCACAGTAGGTAGTTGGTTTAAAGACTTCAAATGTTGCAAAAGATCTCAGATCAAACTTATCAGTGACTCCTCTGCACCGACAGCGCCCCCGCCCAAAGATTGACATCCctgaataattttttttagaaaaagagCACACAATAAGAATTAGATGTATTCAAGAATGAAATGATAAT
Coding sequences within:
- the LOC142499027 gene encoding C-X-C motif chemokine 11-like isoform X2, whose product is MHWMSIFGRGRCRCRGVTDKFDLRSFATFEVFKPTTYCDKFEILVTLKKSRTQICLNPDSKSVRRILTEMRKKRAKK